ATCTCAGGCACGGCCGGATGATGGATCACCGCGACCTGCCGGAGATTGTTGCGCAGGAGTTTGATTTTCGCAACGGCAGAGGTTTCGTCCGGTTCGAATTCGGCCTTGTGCACAATGAACGCCCTGGGGTAGGCCGACGCGTGAAAAAGCAGCGCGGCCTCGCCGGAATAAACGGTTTTGGCAAAGATGTTGACGGCCTGCGGCGGAATGGTGGCCGGCATTTGCGCGGGCGCGACGGTGAATGCGATGTTCAGGAGGTCAAGGTAAGGGCGCGGCCCGGGCATGAGCGTGATGGGGATTGCCCACAGGGACGCGTGTTTCAAGTCCTGCTGAAAATATCCTTCAATGAGAAAGTTGTTCACAAAATTGACGTACCGCCGGGGAAGAAGGCCGCTGGCAACGCCGAAATCGTTCACGCCGTAACCGGAGGCGGTGTTCGGATGAAACGTCCAGAAGATCCCGTAAGCGCGGATGGGATCAGCGGATTTTTTCATGGCCTCGATGTAGGGGACCTTCGGATAACTGTCAAAGCGGTTGACCCGCCCCCTGTGGATGTATCCGAAAAGCTCCCCGGTGAGGAGGAGGAGAACCAGGCCTCCGATCCAGAAATTCTTGACCCGCGACAGGTTTTTCAGCGACAGCGCAAAGGACAGCGCCGTGAGCGCTCCGACGGCCCATAGCCCGGCGTGCAGGGACAAGGGAAAATGGGCGGCCTGCCGGTAGACCCACAAATATCCTGCGACCATCAGCGCGAGGGGAAGGACAACAGATAGGCTTTTGACAAACGCTTTGCGGTCGTTGAGGATCACCTTGATCCCCATGCCGGCCAGGATCGCCACGCTGAAAGCGAACAGATGCCCGGTGTGCACAAAGAACCGGCAGTCGCGCAGGATGGGAAGATATCCGATCCAGTTGATGAAGGGAAAGCCGAAATAGGATTTGGAGATGTTCAGGAACGCCGCGAGGAAAAAGAAATAATTCAATCCCCGCCGCTGGTTGCGGAACAGGCCGATGAATGCCAGCGCCAGAGGCAGAAACCCGACGTATCCGCCCAGCCATCCGGCCGGCGTGAATTCAAAATTGACCGGTTCCTTTTGGAAGAAATACGGGGAGGCCAGGGTGATGAGCCGGGAGAGCGGAAGCCCGTCGGGCTTCAGCCCGATGAGGGGAGGGTGGTTATGCCACAGCTCCGCATGGAGGTTGCGCAGGAAGGGAAACAGGACCATGGCGGAAAGCCCCAGCCCCAGGAGATATCCGGCCGCCAGTACGGCAGAGACACGGCCCAGCGGTGGCCGCGGCCGGACGGTCAGGACCCGGAAGACAACGTAAAGGCCTGCGAAGAGGTTAACAAAGAAAACGTGCTCAGGATGGCCGGCATAAAACGTCGCGGCCACAGCCACAGCCACCAGCCCGGCCGACGGTAGGCGCGGGTGGCGCACCAGCCGCTCCAGCGCGAGCAGAACCAGCGGTGTTAATATTTCCACGTTGGTAAACAGGTATTGCAGGAGGACCATCGGCCCGCTGAGCGTGAACGCGATCGCCGACCCCAGCGAAGGAACGGGCTTATAGCGCAAGGTCCGCATGAAGGCGTACGTGAACAGGCCGCCCAGGAGAAATCGCAGAAAAATCATGACATCCCAGGCATAGAGCGACGGCAGGACGTAGAGAACAAAATTCAACGGGAAGAAAATTCCCAGTTCCAGCATGGCGATGAATGGATAGCCGCAGGCCTGGTGAGGGTTCCAGAGAGGAATCTCTCCGGCGCGCAGGGAGCGCCTGACGAATTCGTAGAAGGGTTCTTCCATCATGGACGAATCCGTGCTGGTCACGGGAAAGAATTTGGGTTTGTTCTGTTCCTGCCCGTAGGGTCCGGAGGAAAGGGCCTGGGGGTTGGCGGTGGTGACCTTGAAGGTTTTACCGAAGAAAACGACGTCGTAGAAGGAGGCGCAGAGCAGGACGGCGATGGCAACGGCAGCGAGGCAAAATTCTCGGAATGGTTTGGGATGGCTCATGTTAGAATCAAGTTGTTAAGATTTCCCTTATTATACATGAGGGCTTGAAAAAGGAAAGGGCGCCGCTTCCGGGTTCGGAGACTGTTGTGGCAGCCCCCCCGGGGTGATGGCGCGAATCCCGATATTGCAAACCCCTATCTGATGGGGTAAGATAATACCTTAATATGCCTTCCGAATATGCCAAACATAACGTGCATCTGAAGGATGTGAAATTGTTCCAGGGTTTATCTCCCGCAGTCCTGGCGTCCCTGAAACCGTTGCTGCAAGAGCGGAGCTATCAAAAGGGGCAAATTCTGCTCATGGAAGCCAACCGCTGTGAGCAGGTCTTTATTGTCCAGAGCGGCCGCGTCAAAATGTTCAGGACATCGGCCCATGGCAAGGAGCAGATCCTGGAGGTTCTCGAAGCGGGAGATTCCTGCGTCTGCAACCCCGGCGACCCCAAATGGTGTTGCGCGTCCACGGCCCAGGCCATGACAGACTGCAAAGTTTGGTATTTTCACCGGGACCAGTACACCCGGCTTGTCCGCAGTAATCACGAGCTCATGATCAAGTTGAATCACCTCTTTGCCGAGCGTCTTAACCGTTTTTGCTCCCTGATCGAGGGGGTCTCCCTGGATGACCCTCAGCGCCGGCTGGTGAAGTTCATCCTGGACATGACCGCCAGCGCCAACGGCAAACCCCTGGATTCCCAGCATTTTAAACTCCCTTATACGCATGAGGAAATATCCCAGAGGATCGGGGTTGTCCGAGAGACTGTGACCCGCCATTTGAATAACCTTAAACGTCTGAAACTTATAGACATACAACCTCACCGTATCGTTGTCCTGGACCGCGCCGGCTTGGAAAAGCTGTTAAAGTCCTGAATCCGGGCCTTTCCGGAAGTTTTTTCTCCCCTTGTGACTCCAGTCACAGACAGTCTTCCCTAAATATCTTATACTTAGGCGGATTCAAAAAGGATCCCATGCCAGCCCTGGACAGCGGATGTCCGCTTCGGGGCCAGTCTCTTTATCCTGAAGGCATATCCAGATCCAAGCACCACCCCAACCACGAGGCGCCTATATGCTGAAAGCGGAAGAGATCATGAAGTCCATCGCAAAAAGCCATGAAGATTTTTTGGCCACCAACGACCGGCTGTATGAATCTGTCAGTGACCTGCATTACGGCGGCAAATGTTCCTTTGAGAAAAGTCTCCGGGACATCGACGCTATTCTGAAATACTTCCGCGGCATTCTCGGCGGGCA
This portion of the Candidatus Omnitrophota bacterium genome encodes:
- a CDS encoding YfhO family protein gives rise to the protein MSHPKPFREFCLAAVAIAVLLCASFYDVVFFGKTFKVTTANPQALSSGPYGQEQNKPKFFPVTSTDSSMMEEPFYEFVRRSLRAGEIPLWNPHQACGYPFIAMLELGIFFPLNFVLYVLPSLYAWDVMIFLRFLLGGLFTYAFMRTLRYKPVPSLGSAIAFTLSGPMVLLQYLFTNVEILTPLVLLALERLVRHPRLPSAGLVAVAVAATFYAGHPEHVFFVNLFAGLYVVFRVLTVRPRPPLGRVSAVLAAGYLLGLGLSAMVLFPFLRNLHAELWHNHPPLIGLKPDGLPLSRLITLASPYFFQKEPVNFEFTPAGWLGGYVGFLPLALAFIGLFRNQRRGLNYFFFLAAFLNISKSYFGFPFINWIGYLPILRDCRFFVHTGHLFAFSVAILAGMGIKVILNDRKAFVKSLSVVLPLALMVAGYLWVYRQAAHFPLSLHAGLWAVGALTALSFALSLKNLSRVKNFWIGGLVLLLLTGELFGYIHRGRVNRFDSYPKVPYIEAMKKSADPIRAYGIFWTFHPNTASGYGVNDFGVASGLLPRRYVNFVNNFLIEGYFQQDLKHASLWAIPITLMPGPRPYLDLLNIAFTVAPAQMPATIPPQAVNIFAKTVYSGEAALLFHASAYPRAFIVHKAEFEPDETSAVAKIKLLRNNLRQVAVIHHPAVPEIVEQLQAVPLSDGSSARIVKYTANDVIVEANMEHAGFLMLGDSYHPDWTADVGGKPTQIFFADGLIRAVFLPPGLHTVRFRFAPVSFYAGALLSLLSLAAVLAFALRSRIQGRP
- a CDS encoding Crp/Fnr family transcriptional regulator, yielding MPSEYAKHNVHLKDVKLFQGLSPAVLASLKPLLQERSYQKGQILLMEANRCEQVFIVQSGRVKMFRTSAHGKEQILEVLEAGDSCVCNPGDPKWCCASTAQAMTDCKVWYFHRDQYTRLVRSNHELMIKLNHLFAERLNRFCSLIEGVSLDDPQRRLVKFILDMTASANGKPLDSQHFKLPYTHEEISQRIGVVRETVTRHLNNLKRLKLIDIQPHRIVVLDRAGLEKLLKS